The sequence below is a genomic window from Humulus lupulus chromosome 3, drHumLupu1.1, whole genome shotgun sequence.
cagttttatgttttaaaataaaatatataatttccttttgattgattttccaccttagcctgttaataatacctagaagcacgtttttaaccaaaggactcgggtagagagttaaattcacagttcaccgatcaccataactgttctggggtaaccaaggcgttacaccaTAAATGAATTTGAGTAAGCacataatattttctttataaaaccaagatacaaattcattttataaacatattataataatatcaaactaaataagaaattatttgTAAACCTTACAAATTAAGTTAAGATATTTACTTTCGTAAATCACAATAAAATGAATTTAAAATtctcttttaaataaaaaaatatttgtatAAAAATTACCAATTTTagaatttaaaggaaaaaaaaaaattctggcaTAAACTTCAACAAGGGGCAACTTTATTTACCAACAATTGCTTTCTCAGATTTGGATCTCTAGCTGCAGATTATTTTGCTGTCTTTGGACACCACAAATTTAAAATTTCAGGTATAAAAAAATCTTCTAGAAGGCTTTGCATATTAGAtgaattttgattattttaaaaagaaaatgtaTCCACCGTTAACCCGCCTGTTAAATTTTTGGGGCTAAATTAAGTAACTTTGTTATATTTGGGGTAACTTATTTCATAGTCAATTAGTTTGGGGTAAAGTGTAATACTAGGCAAAAGTTAGGGGCTAACAAGGTTATATGTCCAAAACAAAAGGAGCCCAAAAAGAAATTGCCCTGGCCGCGTCGCCCCCGGCAATCGACACCCGAAACAGAAGAGCCACGACTTGAAGCAAAGCTACCGCCATGGCTTCAAAGTTGCTTCCATTGAGAAGGCTATTGAGGCTATCAAAGCTTCCTCCTCCATCATCGGCGAACAACTACTGTTCATGTTCCTATCTTCTGAATTTCTTAATTACTCGTCATATCTCTGACAACCCTCACAGACCATTTTATTCCTTCTCTTCTAAAGGCTTCTGCTCTCGACCTTTGGATCACGATGGAGGTTCTCAAGGTCCTGCCGCCATTGACTATCGGTATGGCTTTCTGATTCTACAACTCTGTTTCGTAGCTGAGAAAGATAAGTTTGAGAAGATGTAATGGAGATTGATCGATATAACGCAATTTTCGTGGTATCACTAATGATTAATATGAATACAGTTCTCTGCTGCAGGAGGATGAGTTTCACAGACTAGCTGATTCCACAATACATGATCTTCAAGAAAAACTCGAGGTAGTATTCATGATCTTTTAATGAGTCTAAAATTGGGTATCAGCTACTAACTACTGCCATACTTTTTTTTAATCTACATATTCTTTTCAATTGGTCTAATTGGAAGGTTCTTGGTGTTTCTGATAGCTGAAAATGTTGCAAATTTTGTAGTAATTTTTTCCTTATGATATGTTATTTGGGTTTTGTTTAGTCTACATAGATTTTTGCAGTCACAGAATCATAGCTATAATTGGCTTGTGTCCTTATCGGGTGCCTGACAGGAATATGGAGATAGTGTTCAAGTTGAGGGCTTTGACATAGACTATGGGGTGAGGATAAATTTCTTGAGAAAATGAAAAATGTGATATATTATTCTTGCTCTAATGCAATTGGGTTCTGCATATGGCAGAATGATGTGTTAACCCTGAAGCTTGGCGATTTGGGAACGTATGTGTTGAACAAACAAACTCCTAATAGACAAATTTGGATGTCTTCACCAGTAAGGTAATATTTTCTAGTGTTGTTTCTTGGACTATATTTCTGCTATGTTTTTGAACATTTAAACTTGAAACTTATTGTCCACTATTACTTGTTggttttgttatttatttaatttttttttttttgggggggcgGTTTCCATATGTACTCTCTGTGCACAAGGATGGAAATAATTAGAATAGTATGCTTATTATCTCAAGGTTCCTTAGGCCTCATGGATTAGTGTGGGAAGGATGTCCAATAAAGTGGGAAGATTTAGAAGAATGAAAGTGAAGCTGCAAAGCTTAGATGTGTTGTGAATGTGGTGAGACatttttacttttcttttctttttctctaaaACAATTTTGTAACCTTCTTTTCCCAAGTAGAGGATGGTCTCCCATAGTGATACACTTCAGATGTCTAGGTAAAGTGTCATTTGCACAAAATTATATGGTTGAACTATGATGCTGTTTCAGCGAAAAGAGAGGATgacttctttttattattattgctaTTATTATTAGAAACAGATAGCCTTCCTAGCTGGGGTTTGCAACTCTGACCCTTGCTCACACACGCTTACCCAACCACTAGAGTCTAGAGGTAACGGTCACGATCTGCTTTGATATGTAAACACAATGTATGCATTCCCCACTCACATTCCAACTTCTGGTTAGGTTTTAGTTATTGACTATTGAGGCATTTGGATGGTAAGATGGATGCTACTTccaattattgtttttttttttttaattcagtCCAGCTGTTGATACCGTTTATTTTCTCCTTCTATGCAGTGGTCCTTCCAGATTCGACTGGGATCACGATGCTCATGCTTGGGTTTATAGGCGGAACAAAGCAAATTTAGCGGATGTTTTGGAGCGTGAGTTGGAGCAACTGTGTGGTGAACCAATAAACCTTTCTTAACCAGTTAGCAGCTGTGGTATTACAACAGCTTCTTCCTGGAAATTTATTTTGTTTCCCTTTCCCGTCCTTGAACATTGTGTACCAATAAATAAACCTTTCTTGAGCATTTAAAAGTAGTGGTCTACACAAGTTATCTTGAAAATTTATTTATTCCAAATTTTTCTTTGCTTCAAAACACTGGTGCCTGGTGGTGAGCCTAGTAGACAGGACAGGAGTCTTAAGAGCATGAATGCAGCTGGTGTTCGTTTCTCCCTTGCACAATTTTACTTGGACTACCTATGCCTTTAATTTTGTAGGTTTGCAGTTTTCCTCGGTGAATCTTTTTGTTTGCTTATTATTATTCTATGGCTTCCATACATGGAATGATCAATAATATTGCGTAACCAAGCTTCATGAGTAACAGAAAAAATCAGAAGAGCTTTCTCCCTGTTAACTAGCTTAATTTGAAAGTTCATAGTTTAGAGGAGGAATTAGCAGATTTGTAGTGTTACTCGTGATAACGTAAAGTATTGAGTTAAGTTTTCGGATTGCTTGTGAAGAATAAGGTTTAAGGATTTGAGAGCAATTATTGGCCATTTTAGCCAACGTCTTCATGACCATTTTAGACTAACATTCAAATGTTTATACTCACATGTAGTTTAACCGTAACTTGTTATATTAACAGGCTAGTACTGCAATTTTGGATTGCTTTTTATTCAAAAGATGTTTTATTGTCCATTTGTTAACATGAAAAAAAAAGAACACCGGCCTTTTTTTCTCCCCAACTTTAATGGCGGACACAATGATGGTTAACTGAATGAAACCCATTTGCGCTTGCATCCCAAATCAAGACTTAAAAAGCTAGCGTCGTACTTGGACAACTATCCGGAGCGCAGGCCAAGATGTCTCTGTAATCTCGTGAAATCCTGAATGAGTCATAAACTTCTCCATCCCTGCTCTTCTTGTACTCGAATAACAGATTTGAATGATCGAATGCTGTAAGTTTGGTGAATCCATAATCGTAGTCCCTAACCAGACTCCATTTTGGTTTAGCCGAGGAGAATTTCACAAGACTCGATCCCCCGCCCCCGGCAACCACATGTATTGTCCCATTCAAGCTACCCTTATAATGATTCTTCTTGTCATTGGTGCAAATGTTCTGTTGCAGGTAAATACCATAGCAAGATAAGTGAACTTTATCTAGTAAAAGTGATATTGATTATTGGGTACTCAAAGACATGGACGTAAATGTTCTAAGAAAAGTGCATCGTCTTATTTGGCACACCTAAAGGAGTTTAAACCATGTCATACGATTTAGAATATACCAAAATGTTGTTTTTGTTACCTGGTATATTGGACATGTTCTTTCATAGTTGTGCACATGGCCGTAGATGGCAATATCAACTTTATACTTTTGCCAAAGTTTCTGAAGACTCTCTCTTCCCATAGGTTCCCCAAACGATCCTTCATCCACGTAAAAGTCTCCAGAAGAATAGCCAAGGACACGATGCGCAAGAAAGATCAACCATGGTTGCTTCTGTCTATCAACTGATGCTAGGCAATTTTCAATGAACCTGTATTGCTCAGTTCCCTCTCTCCAATCAAGTTCTGTGTCAGCTATGCAAAATCGAAACATACCATAGTCTGTTGCGTACCTGTCAAAGAAAGTAATATGATGTTCAATGCCAGTGAGTAGTTTCTGCCAAGTCTTATAACAAGTGAAAAATTAGCATCAACATCAGAACCCCAGATATTCTATTGGTGAAACAAGTGGTGAGTGGTTCCCCTTCTCCGTAGGTTTTTTTAGTAAGTGTATAATTGTGAGTAATGTGAGAAATATTAAAGAATCATTATTTAGAACAATATAAAATACTGAGTTGGTGTTTGTCGAACAGGATCAAGAGGCCAAAGGAGTGCTGAGAATTATAAGCATGCAACTACAGCACAAAATTGTTTTAAACTAGACAAGACCCAGATGTGTGACCATTGTTTCATACCAGAACTTAGCCCTGTTCTCAGCAGGGACATAAAACATAGTTTGAGCCAAGACACCACATTCTCCCCCTGAATCCAAGTTTCCATAGAAAGATCCTGATCCAGGCCAGTCACGCTCATGATTACcactattaaaaaaaaacagaaaaataagGTATAAGACCAAGCAAAAAACATTTCAAACTTAAAACAAACACATAGTCTATATTGTAGTGACAAACCTAGCAACCATGAATGGCTTAGTTGATGCTATTGGCTCAACCATAGAAGTGAATTTGTCCCACTGCGAAAGGTATCCATTTGCATAACATATATCTCCAATTAGGAAGACAATATCATAGTTCTCCAGATCTTGAACAAGCTGATTGGTAGTGTTGAGAGAGCCATGCTGGTAATTATTGTACTCATTGGATCCATCAACTTCATCCTGCAAGAAGAAATGTATTggaaaataaatttgaaaaaatgcATAAAGTAGACCACCCGCCATCGTACAAATTTAATGcccttttcttttaaaaataaaaaaaatactaggaTCCCCACTTAACCCTATAATATTTGGGAACTAGAAATTATAACAATTTCTATGTAGGTGCCCAGTTGAATTTCAGACCTTGTGGGACCAAATCACATACCTAACTATTTGAGCTACCCCTCTTGGGTCTCATAAATTTACTTTATGAAGCAATAAGAATTTCTAGGTGATATAGTCATAACCTGGAAATATGAAATCATACATTGATAGCATGTTTAAGAAACCTCTGCAAGTCCCAATATACATGTGAGGTGCTCAAACAAAATGAAGCTAGATAGCCATAGCAAGTTAGAGGGAAAAAAAGACTCTTAATAGCAGTATTATGCTTTCATGCATTGTTGAGTCAAGAAAAATGATTGAGTGTATGGGTCAAAACCTTTCCCAAGTCACCGAATATGACAACACGTTGAATAGAATTTTGGCCAGGATAAGGAGGGGATCTGAAGTGGTATTCACGACTCCATACATAAGAACCATCACATTTTTTATGCCCCAGCTTGTAAAAATACCTGATAAAGGTTAAGAagatatattgagtaataagttCCATATTTAGTTAAACAAATGAAAACTTTCATTAGCCCAAAAACAAGTGAAGAGGGAAAAACTCACTATGACAAACTTAGAAACCTAATTACAAAAGTTAATCTTCTGTGAAATTTGACTTCAATACTAAATCTATGtcagaaaattaaaattaagggAAACCTAGAACGCTTCCATCCAAAAACTATGCTAGAAATGAAACACAATACATTGTATTAGGCCACAGTTCCTTGAGAAAACTAGTGTGTATAAATCCAGGATCTCGCCATCCAACTGTTCTTGCAGGTGCACCTGCGTACATACATACAAAGGATAACAAGAAATGTTATCATAGTTTCGAAAGTTTTTGAGGGATGATCAATATACATCAGCAACAATATTCACAGACAGTTGTATAAGAACAATGCAAATTCTTCTTGCCTATTTGAAGTacctataaaaaaaacaaaatactcAAATTTGTGCACAgtactaaaaaaaaaatactctaaTATCAGTGACTCTGTTCTCATACATACAGGCATGCACCTTTAACttaaaataataacaaataaaGTATCCAGCAATGAAGAAAGGTTTACAGACCACACATGCTGTTACGGTCAAAGGTCAATGTCCCAGCAGGGGATCTCACACAGTCTCCTCCTATTTTACCCCATTCAACAAATGGAACAGCTGCGTCAATCCCATATCCACTTGTCCATGTCACAGTCATCTAAGTATCCAAGTAAAGAAAAAGTTATCTCCTTTGAAAATCCTAATTTGCATTCCTCTCATTCAacaaaatgataataaataaaacatcccATAATAGAACAAAGCTGTATGAAAATAATGAGAGGAAAAGCTTGCAAGTAAATTGCTTAACATTTAAATTAATTCAAGTTCGACGAGAGATTACATGTTTTATTCTGTATAAATGATACATGTCAGTCCAAATAAATGACATGACCAATTTATGATGTACACGCctagaaaacaaaatttaagaATTAAGCAAACTTACTTCGTTCCACATTTTTCCTTGTGCTAAACGTGGATAAACAGGAGAATTTGGATTTGCAAAAATTACAGCACTTGATACTGCCACCAGCTTTGGCTAtttgaccaaaaaaaaaagaaagttatTGCAAGGCAAAACAAGGTTGATTAAATGAAGTACAATAGGTGAGACCATCAGAAAATACAAGAAGTCAGTGGATAACTAGAGAGCACGTAAGACATATCAGTAGTTGAAATAACAAAGTGAGTAATGATGAAAATGGTCTTGTGAACCATTATGATAAGCCATTCTGGAGCTCAAATTTGAGTGAAACCCATTTTGTGTTAGTAACGATTCTTGATATATTCGTGTTCTCCTAGGTGAGTacatcaaaatcatatatttaaaTTTTCATAATGATGCTTGGGTGAATGAAATATTAATGCTTAAAGTACATTCTTTGAATACCaataaaaatggaaagaaaaaaaaaaaaaaaaaacttaatagtCCACATTGGAAGGAAACCAAGGGCTATGGCTAAACCACACTTGATTTTGCTTACAGATAGTAAAGTACTGTAGCAGAGTCCGCAAATCTAGAATTACAATATCCTATCCTATGGAGTCAGCAGATTAAGAAATCACATTAGAAGTGACATACCGTTGATAAGCCACCGGAGAAAAGTGCAAAAGAGAAATTAGATCTCTGTTTAATCAACTGAAACTTTAATACTCCTTTTCCAGTAACTTTGTAATTAGGATTACTGTAATTTGCATACTTATACTGCAACAACAAAAATAGAAAAGTAACAAGGGTTTAATATGCAATTCTGTAACTCTGAATGCATTATAACAAAGTATGATAAGAAGTGACAAGAGACAATTTATGGAATGGAAACACTTATTCAAACCTTAATAGGTGCTGTACATAGTGTTGGTGTCTGTGTTGCTGAATTTTCTGCAGGGCAATTTGAGGAACTGCAAATCAAAGGAAAAAAACTGAGTTCTTCCAGTTCAACTATGTGTTTTAGTGTAGTAGAACGCACGAAACATAATTGGATAACGTAACCAGTAAATTGTGCCTACAAATTCTGAAAGAATGACAAAGTCGAATAAAGTACAATGAAGGAAGCACATTTACTTGAAAATGGCAGGAGAGAATACTCCAACCCAGTCATTGTCTGATGGCCTAGGACAATTGAATTTGACAGTCACCCATTCCATATTTTCTTCTTCCGTATTTTCTCCCTGAAAGAAAATATCTTCATAGCTTACTGACATACCATCAACTTATGAAGAAACAAGTTTCTCTTTCAAAAAAGAattataagagagagagagagagagagagcaaaggCTACAAAGAATGGTTCAAATGGAGTCTCAGTCTACCTTGGTTCCAAGAACACTTCGAGAGGCTTTAATATAAGCCTCATCATGAAGAGCAAATACTGTCTGGTGAATAGCAACTTTCGAAAGAGGCTGGTCTCCATGCGAGCTCACCACTTTAAGGGTCACAATAGTAAATAAAACGATGGCCAAGAGCTTCA
It includes:
- the LOC133822964 gene encoding frataxin, mitochondrial isoform X1, translated to MASKLLPLRRLLRLSKLPPPSSANNYCSCSYLLNFLITRHISDNPHRPFYSFSSKGFCSRPLDHDGGSQGPAAIDYRSLLQEDEFHRLADSTIHDLQEKLEEYGDSVQVEGFDIDYGNDVLTLKLGDLGTYVLNKQTPNRQIWMSSPVSGPSRFDWDHDAHAWVYRRNKANLADVLERELEQLCGEPINLS
- the LOC133822964 gene encoding frataxin, mitochondrial isoform X3: MASKLLPLRRLLRLSKLPPPSSANNYCSCSYLLNFLITRHISDNPHRPFYSFSSKGFCSRPLDHDGGSQGPAAIDYRSLLQEDEFHRLADSTIHDLQEKLEEYGDSVQVEGFDIDYGNDVLTLKLGDLGTYVLNKQTPNRQIWMSSPVRPHGLVWEGCPIKWEDLEE
- the LOC133822963 gene encoding probable inactive purple acid phosphatase 1: MRKLKMKLLAIVLFTIVTLKVVSSHGDQPLSKVAIHQTVFALHDEAYIKASRSVLGTKGENTEEENMEWVTVKFNCPRPSDNDWVGVFSPAIFNSSNCPAENSATQTPTLCTAPIKYKYANYSNPNYKVTGKGVLKFQLIKQRSNFSFALFSGGLSTPKLVAVSSAVIFANPNSPVYPRLAQGKMWNEMTVTWTSGYGIDAAVPFVEWGKIGGDCVRSPAGTLTFDRNSMCGAPARTVGWRDPGFIHTSFLKELWPNTMYFYKLGHKKCDGSYVWSREYHFRSPPYPGQNSIQRVVIFGDLGKDEVDGSNEYNNYQHGSLNTTNQLVQDLENYDIVFLIGDICYANGYLSQWDKFTSMVEPIASTKPFMVASGNHERDWPGSGSFYGNLDSGGECGVLAQTMFYVPAENRAKFWYATDYGMFRFCIADTELDWREGTEQYRFIENCLASVDRQKQPWLIFLAHRVLGYSSGDFYVDEGSFGEPMGRESLQKLWQKYKVDIAIYGHVHNYERTCPIYQNICTNDKKNHYKGSLNGTIHVVAGGGGSSLVKFSSAKPKWSLVRDYDYGFTKLTAFDHSNLLFEYKKSRDGEVYDSFRISRDYRDILACAPDSCPSTTLAF
- the LOC133822964 gene encoding frataxin, mitochondrial isoform X2, producing the protein MASKLLPLRRLLRLSKLPPPSSANNYCSCSYLLNFLITRHISDNPHRPFYSFSSKGFCSRPLDHDGGSQGPAAIDYRSLLQEDEFHRLADSTIHDLQEKLEEYGDSVQVEGFDIDYGNDVLTLKLGDLGTYVLNKQTPNRQIWMSSPVRFLRPHGLVWEGCPIKWEDLEE